The Arachis duranensis cultivar V14167 chromosome 9, aradu.V14167.gnm2.J7QH, whole genome shotgun sequence genomic sequence GATTTGGGCAAGTCTATCCAAAATAATATAGAATGCTTAAATAAAACTCTTCAAATCTATAAATTACCTGAGATGAACTTTGATATAAAATGTGGCAGACATATAGCCTTTGTCAAACATTCCTAAACACTTCTTTGAAAACAACATTATCTGTCTCATtgctcctttcttcttcatgacATAAGAGTATCTTAAGACCTTTTTTATTTGTAACTCTCGAAATAGCCACATACAATTGTCCGTGGGTAAAAACAGGCTTCTTTAAAATCAATCCAACTTTTGATAAGGATTGTCCTTGACTCTTATTAATTGTCATGGCATAGGATACCATTATAGGGAACTGTCTGCGTTGAAACTTGAATGGTATTCTATGGTCAGATGGACTAAGGGTCATCCTTGGAATAAAAACTTTCTGACCAGCATTCTTTCCTGTCATGCTTTTAGCTTCAATAATGTGTTTTCCTAGCTTTGTTATCACCAATCGGGTTCCATTGCATAATCCAGCCGAGTGATCAATATTCCGTAGTAACATGATAGGTGTTCCTACCTTGACTGTCAACTCATGGTTAGGAATCCCCGAACACCTAATTGTGTTTAGAAATTCTGGAGTGTGTATTGATGCGATTAACTCATTAGATGGCTCTGTTGGACATGCTTTGTCAGAACTATAGTATGTTTGTGATTCACATGGATTTAAACTCATCATGTATCGATTAATCTCATCTACTATTTGCAATGTTGGGGCAAGGATAGCTCGATCTTCGACTTCATAGACAGAATTTGAAGGCCAAAACATCTCGGGATAAATTGCTCTACATATAGCAGCTATAGGATCCTCCCATTCTTTTATCAGAATGTCATTGGGAATTTGAATTGTATCAATTCCATCTTTAGACTCCCCGCATTTACCATCGCCAATGCTTAGTATCCATTCTGCAAAATCCTTTAACTCAGACGAATGTACATTAGCATCATCCGCTTGTAGCCGCATATTTCTTGTTAGTTTCAACATGTTGCAACTATTCCAAATGTAGGATGAATTGATAGTCGCATTCACAATATCCTGCCTGCTTCCTTTGGGTATAACAGGGAGTATCTGTCTAAAGTCACCACCAAACACAattgttttccctccaaaaggTTGCTCTTCACTATGAACATTCTTGAATCTCAATAAATCTCGCATTGTCCTATCAAGTGCTTCTATACAATGCTTATTGACCATGGAAGCTTCATCCCAAATAATaagttttgtttttatgatcAATTCTGCCAATGCACTGCCCTGTTTTATATTGCAAGTGGAAAACTCATCAACATTAAGTGGTATTGCAAATCTTGAATGAGCTGTTCTACCACCCGGTAATAACAAAGCAGCTATGCCACTTGAAGCCACCGTCAAGACAATTTGACCTCTTGATCTTAACCCTGATGCCAATGTCTTCCAAACAAAAGTTTTTCCTGTTCCACCATATCCATATAAAAAGTAAACACCACCTACTCCATCATTGACAGATTGCATAATCCTATCATAAACATGGTGTTATTCATCTGTCAGCTGTTGTAAATAAAGGCTATGTTCATCAGCTAATCTGTGTCTATCATATTGTTGCTCATCAGAAATTAACCGATTGATGCCGCTTGAAACCAAATGAGAGGAACACATTTCCATATCTGGAAATGGCATGGAAGAGAACTCTTTTAGACTCTTGTTGTAAGTCTTCAATTTATTCTCAATATCTATAAGAGTTAGATCCTTCAATTCCTGCTCTGTTAAACTTAAATCTGTGAAAGACACCAACGTAATGGAGAGAGTTAAATGTGTAAAAACACATAGAAGAAACTACTATCAAGATCACTTTTCAAAATAATGGAGAAAGTTAAATGTGTAAAAACACATAGAAGAAACTACTATCAAGATCActtttcaaattattataattttacaaTATACATGATTTCATATTCATAAACACATTAAATGGTAATTTAACTTTTTGAGTAGTTATACAGagtaaaatatcttttttcctTCTATTTCTTTACATTAATATTGATTGTATACATTCTAAATATCTGGTGTTTAaactataataatatattaaaaaaattataacattcTTATGTAATTTTCATAATATTATGTGTATTAATGAAAGTATCTAGTGAGATTGagacttctctttttttttttttaacttgtaTGTCATATAGAAATAGAAACTAATACAATAGTCAATAGaccaatttaataaattttttcgaAGGGTCTAGATTTTGTTTTTGGATTGCCCACCGcatttttcaattcaataaattaaagacCAACCGTCACGAATCTGAATTGCATTTAAAAGTATGTCACTAACAATACATAAAATGAAATTCgaatttctaatatttatttaaactgACAAGTTAGCTTACCATTTTTTTTAGGAATGAGCCGATTACTTAGCCAATTCAAGTTGGTCTCAGTTAATGGTCtagattttcttctttttttttttggttaggGTCTAGATTTTCTTTATTGGGATATGTTCACAAATTAGTTACGCAAAAAGGCCCAATTGTTAGCTTATTGGGCTTCAATACATCACcgactcaaaaaaaaaaaacacaacatTTTCGCTACAAGCTTCGCTCATTTTCTCTCACCTGTTCCTCAGAGAGAGATGGAAGAAGGCGATGGGAAGGAATCACCCACCAATTCACAACAGACTGGTAATGAAACTTCACCATTTATTTTTTCAGTTCTTTTATTCTCTATTACTATTGTTATTACTGTGTGAAAGAAGAATTTACAGTTGCAAGGTGCAGTTTTTGTGTTGCTgaataatttatttcatttatttgaGATCAGAGAAGTAGGTAAAACGGGTTATTATGGAGCAGCTGCAACACAATTTGAATATAGGGTGTAACACAATTTCAttgattgaagaaaaaaaaagtttgtaCCTCAATTTAGGACCAGAAAATCAGTGGTTGATAATGACTTCTAGTTTATACTTGCTTTTTCTATAGCCAAACctcattttcaaatttcaaccaACATAGTCACACAAAATTATAGAGCTTAGGGAAACTTGAACCATAAAACTCACTAACTCGAGTGTTTGGTACCATTGTTGCGACCTTGTCTTAAAGTTTTGCAGATAATTATAGTCACAAAGTTGTGATTATGGAGTGCTTTGgaaaattttacaattttatgTGGATATTTATAAaccgaaaaagaaagaaagaaagaaaattatattATGTGTAAAGTAGTATAAAGTATCATAAGTTGGAGTTGATGAGCTTGACTGAAAGTGCAAGCTGGATTTTATTGTGGAGGCAAAGCTTACAAAAGAGCATATTCAAGTAGTAGTTATTTATTACAGTTTATTGGGTCCAATGTAATATTCTTTCTTCTTGTGGTAATCTacattttacttttactataaATGGATAACTTTGTATCAGATGTGCAACTGCAAGTTGGCTAGTAATGGTTTTTAATGGTGACTGTTTTATGCTTTAAAGTTTCTGTCATCTCTCCCAGGATCAGTCTTTTGAATGTAGCATCTATGGGACCAGTTGCAAAGACTGCAATGctattaaattctattttttctttaaaattacttgttctttttcttttttttcttactaCCAATAAGTGACCTTAATTTAAGCCAACAATCTAATTTGTGTTTATTTGATTAAGTCCAgtttctgatgatgatgagataGACTACACAACCAAACCAGAGTTCTATGATCCAGATCTTGATGATAAGGATGAAAAATGGGTTCAAAAGAAAAGACAACAGTGTGGCTCTGATGCTGTGCTTAGCTGCCCTGCTTGCTTCACCATTCTATGCCTACAATGTCAAAGGTATATATGGTTGAATATGAATGTTTTTAAGCTTTCATATTTTGTGATATCTTCTCTGCAATCACAAAATTATTGATTATTCTTTTGGTTGCCGTATGTGTttctttatattaattaaatagtcGTGCGTGTAAGTGATACATCAGAACTATGAAATGCAAGACAACCCTTCGAATTAGGGAGACTTATTCTTCCTACTAAATGGGGAAGTGGAAGGATATTATTCTAATTGCTGATGGAAACTGGAAAATAATGGAATTGCTGGAGACATTGCTGGCTTTCAAACTTTTTCTTGATAAATTTAAGAGAGAATCATTAAAACTCAGAAAACCAAAAGCCATCAGTGTATCTTCCATTGGTGACTTCTATTTAGAACCTGTTTTCCTTCTAGCAGCTATTGCTTCGCCTCGTGCATCTTCTCCAAGTGGTAGCATTGGAAGATATTCAGAGCTCTACTACTGAGATTATTGTTGATACCCATTTTAgtcacaataaaattttatctCTTGCAGGCATGAAAAATATGTGACACGGTACAGAGCCGTATTCGCTGTAAACTGCAAGATTAATGATGATAATATTTTGATGGAAGATACTCCtagatcaagaaaaagaaacagagGAGGGGCCGGAAGATCGGATGGGCAGGAAGCAACTTCTGCCAACAATGAAACATTCAAACAGGTTTGCTGCTCAGTTTGCTCAACGGAGGTAGGCGTGATCGACGAAGATGAGGTTTATCATTTCTTCAACGTTCTCCCAAGTGAATCCTGACTGACTCAGATTTATGGTTAAATACCGTCGGCCAAATTAAACATGCTGCTGGTTGCTGAGTTTCACTTCCTTGCAAAATTTCAACCAAAAACCAATTGATCTCGCTGTATCTATCTGTTTTTAGATATAAGAAAACATCATTTCTTCACTTTGAATCTTTCACCCTCATAACCATTTTAAGGTCGCTGTCAAGTGCCAGGTGGTGTAGTTAGTGGAGGAATATTATGATCTatgatgctcaattccttgtgaaGGAGATCTTCTTCCTTGAAAtaaagcttcctttccaatacCTTTGTGAATTTCGTAGTCTcttgccttttttttttaatcaatcttgttttcttttttggttgTCGACGGTATTTTCTAATCCGGGAGGTCAAAGACTAATTCATTGCGAATCTGAACTTTATTTGAGGGTCTGTCGCTGGTCAATAAATTACTGTATATACAAAGTgagatttgaatatttttaaatggACGAAGATCACTTGATCAAGTCaagttgatttttttaatcaatcttTGATGGATATTGATTTCATTGAAACACTAAATGGCTCAAAACTCAAAAGGACTGAAAACTGGCCCATTAACTTACAATAAGCTACTCAATGGATAAAACCATGTCCAATAAAACATTTAACCGAATTAACCAACTTGGcttggtcgagtggtcagctcactcATCCGCTTAAGTAAGTGTCGGAGGTTTGAATCTTGCCTTATGCATGCAGTAACTCATTGGTCAGCAACAGACCTTTAAATGGAGTTTAGATCCGCGACGTATTAGTTCTTGacctataaaaatatttaaccgAATTTGATGTGTCCAATGTTTTCAAGTCACAACTTTTCACttgtaaatattatttatggTGATTATCGGCATGAAGATGTTTTTGTTAGAttatgataattaaaaattattagataatttgatatatttgattaaattatttgatataatatatgtttatattttaatatgaaaaaagtttaaagataactataatttattatttttagtcttTTAATTATCGGTTCAATTTTTTTGGTCTAACAATTCAATTATTAgttcaataatatatttttagctTATATTTTTAgacattaataattaattgttagtcaaaaataaaaaatttggttagcCTTCTAGCAttcctttttaatttatctCGACACCCGacgtgtgattttttttttcacgtaTAATTTGATTaccttaatttaattttcacttCGTTATGTTTTGTAGATTTTTTCAACAACGTTCTTAAACTACTATTTGAGTTCTATTTAAGGATTTGTTGGCTAATGAATTGCTGCATGTAATAGATAGAATTCGAATTTTTGACACTTGTTTAAGCAGACGAGTGAACTGATCACTCGATTAACCCaagttgatttttattttgttttttaattccATGCTAAATGGTTCCTCTTCCAGCCGCCAAGTTTGAACATAAACCGATAAACATGCACAAaactaaatatcttttttttttttcagttttcttttGGTTTGTGATTAAAGGCtgtttatttagttaaaaacCTAACCACTAATAAAAAGGAGGACCTCACCTCACCCATAAATCTCGGAGCATACACGTGTTTGGAAAGAGTTCCATGTATCATAAGATCGGATTAATAATCATGTTAAGTTGTTAATATAGGAATAGGACAATGATCATGATCCAATATTATAATGGGCTAGCATAGAATGTTCCATCATTTCTAGCTTAGAATTAGCAGTATGCAAATCGAGAAAAAGCGCATCAAATCCTTGGCATAATTATTAATCAGGCCCCCTTTTGAGTTGCTTTCTCTAATAAACAATTTCGTAGTGGTTAGGGAAAACATAAAGAATAATATTAATGTGCACAGATTTAGTATTAATATCAATACCAATATCTAATCCATCACCATGAGACATCCCATGAAAAAAGAGGCATCAAGATACGGAAAATATGCCCCGTATGCATCACTTAATtacattctttttattttatttaatcccTGTTTTATGCTGCTATTCAAGTTGGTGATTGTGTGTTCTTTAAACAATAAAGTGAAATCAAATtataatctatatatatatgataaggATGGTTAGAAAATGTTTTATGTGATTATTTTACATTGAtaatcatatataaataaaatccttattagtaatcttatttatttaaaacCCAAAATTGATAATAcaaaaagcataaaataaaatttgaaattttagtaAAGGGGGAAAATTAAAACGTTTATTTTGTTGGAAAAAGATGGGTCCAActttctatttttcctttggttTGTTTCTGTCTTTGTTGTCAGATATGACTATGAGGTCCCAAATTCTAGTTTGCAAATGACCCATCCCAGTATCCCACCTGCTACTTCTTACTTGTTACTTGTTTGTTTTTCccttgattgaaaaaaaaaatatgttttttaaatttttaaaataaaaaaagctggaaaaagaAAGTACCCAAAAGTTACATCCATTGGGTGAcgaaacttttcaaaatcaatgaCTACTGACTAGTCTTCTTAAGTCTTAACACCTTAAATTGTTCAACATAATACAACTAAGGTAACACCACTTGTACAAAACTACAAAGTCACCTTTTTTCCCCTCTTTTTTAAAATTCcttcagaattttttttattttttcttttgtaggaAAAATGGATGCTCTTCAatcaattttcatattttttgggTGGTTAAAGGTGAATAATTTTCTATAGCACTCAATATTTTTCTGTGGGCCTTCAATCAGTTCTTTAAAGAATATATTTTCAACAGATTGGTATAAAATGTTACTTTATGGTAGATATGTAAATACTACAAATGAGATTTATAAGAGATGATTACTTTTGTCTTTTTAAATTcaacatttttaattattagtttaatattGATAGTAATATGAATAATGTATTAATTGATAAGATGTGATCAATGAATTGTTTAGCCCATTTGGCAAATAGAGTGAGAAAGAGGTTTTTGGGTGAAGGGCTTTGA encodes the following:
- the LOC107467370 gene encoding uncharacterized protein LOC107467370, which gives rise to MEEGDGKESPTNSQQTVSDDDEIDYTTKPEFYDPDLDDKDEKWVQKKRQQCGSDAVLSCPACFTILCLQCQRHEKYVTRYRAVFAVNCKINDDNILMEDTPRSRKRNRGGAGRSDGQEATSANNETFKQVCCSVCSTEVGVIDEDEVYHFFNVLPSES
- the LOC110275782 gene encoding uncharacterized protein LOC110275782 — translated: MRDLLRFKNVHSEEQPFGGKTIVFGGDFRQILPVIPKGSRQDIVNATINSSYIWNSCNMLKLTRNMRLQADDANVHSSELKDFAEWILSIGDGKCGESKDGIDTIQIPNDILIKEWEDPIAAICRAIYPEMFWPSNSVYEVEDRAILAPTLQIVDEINRYMMSLNPCESQTYYSSDKACPTEPSNELIASIHTPEFLNTIRCSGIPNHELTVKVGTPIMLLRNIDHSAGLCNGTRLVITKLGKHIIEAKSMTGKNAGQKVFIPRMTLSPSDHRIPFKFQRRQFPIMVSYAMTINKSQGQSLSKVGLILKKPVFTHGQLYVAISRVTNKKGLKILLCHEEERSNETDNVVFKEVFRNV